The DNA window GGTCCACTTCCTGAACCTTCCGGTTCGGTTCCGGCTACAATAGGGCTGCTAGTAGGACTGCCCGCGGGGTTTCCAGCCACAGCTTCGGGGGCCGCTGGTGCGGCAGCGTTGACAGTTGATGCGTCAGCGGGAGCGCTTGCAACGGGAGCTGCAGCGGCGTCAGTGGGAGCGCCTACGGGGGCGGCAGCGTCAGTTGGGGCACCAGCAGCAGGAGAGGTAGCGGCGTCAGTGGGAGCGGCAGCGGCGTCAGTAGGAGCGGCAGCGGCGTCAGTAGGAGCGGCAGCGGCGTCAGTTGGAGCGGCAGCGGCGTCAGCGGGAGCAGCAGCGGCGTCAGTGGGGGCGGCAGCGTCAGTTGGGGCACCAGCAGCAGGAGCTGCGGCAGCGTCAGTGGGAGCGGCAGCGTCAGTGGGAGTGGCAGCGGCGTCAGTGGGAGCGGCAGCGGCATCAGCGGGAGCTGCAGCGACGTCAGCGGGAGCGACAGCGGCGTCAGTGGGACCGGCAGCGGCGGGTGAGGCAGCGGCGTCAGTGGGAGTGGCAGCGTCAGTTGGGGCACCAGCAGCAGGTGAAGCAGCTACGTCAGTGGGAGCAGCAGCCGAGGGTGACGCAGCGGCGTCAGCGGGAGCGGCGTCAGTGGGAGCGACAGCCGCAGGTGAGGCAGCTACGTCAGTGGGAGTGGCAGCGGCGTCAGCGGGAGCTGCAGCGGCGTCAGTGGGGGCATCTACGGCGGGGGTGGCTGCGTCAGTTGGGGCACCAGCAGCAGGAGCGGCAGCGGCGTCAGTGGGAGTGGCAGCCGCGGGTATGGAGGCGGCGTCAGTGGGAGTGGCAGCGGCGTCAGTGGGAGCGACAGCCGCAGGCGAGGCAGCGGCGTTAGCCGGAGAGGCAGCTACGTCAGTGGGGGCGGCAGCGGCATCAGTGGGAGCGACAGCCGCGGGTGAGGCAGCTACGTCAGTGGGGGTGGCAGCGGCGTCAGTGGGAGCAGCGGCCGCGGGTGAAGCAGCGGCGTCAGTGGGAGCGGCAGCGGCGGGTGAGGCAGCGGCGTCAGTGGGAGCGGCAGCGGCGTCAGCGGGAGCACCGGCCGCGGGTGAAGCAGCGGCGTCAGTAGGGGCAGCAGCCGCGGGTGAGGCAGCGGCATCAGTGGGAGCAGCGACCGGGGCAGCAGCGTCAGTAGAGGCTGCGGCGGCACTGGGAGCGGCAGCGGCGTCAGTGGGAGCAACAGCCGCGGGTGAGGCAACTGCGTCAGTAGGAGCAGCGACGGGGGCAGCGGCGTCAGTTGCACCGGGAGCGACCGGGGCAGATGCGTCAGTAGCTACAGAGGTGGCAGGGGCAGCAGCGTCAGTGGCTCCAGCAGCAGCAGGGGCAGCGGCGTCAGTAGGGGCTGCGGAGGCAGCGGGAGTGCCAGTGGCTCCAGCAGATACTGGAGTAGAGGTGTTGGTGGCTACAGTAGAAGCAGGCGCGGTGGCGTCAGTGGCTCCAGCGGTGGCAGGGGCAACAGCGTCAGTGGCTCCAGCGGTGGCAGGGGCAGATGCGTCTGTTTCTCCAGCAGCAGCAGGAGCCGCAGTGTCTGAGACTCCGGTGGCAGGGGCAGCAGCGCCAGTGGCTCCAGCAGCGACCGGGGCAGATGCGTCAGTGGCTACAGAGGTGGCAGGGGCAGCAGCGTCAGTGGCTCCGGCAGCAGCAGGGGTGGCGGCGCCAGTGGCTCCAGCAGCTACTGGGGCAGACGCGTCAGTGGCTCCAGTGGTGGCGGGGGCAGCGGCGTCAATGGGAGCAGCGACCGGGGCAGCGGCGTCTGTGGCTCCAGCAGCGACTGGGGCAGATGCGTCAGTGGCTCCAGCAGCAGCAGGAGCAGCGGTGTCAGTGGATCCAGCAGCAGCCGGGGCAGATGCGTCAGTGGCTACAGAGGTGGCCGGGGCAGCAGCGTCTGTGGCTCCGGCAGCGACTGGGGCAGATGCGTCAGTGGCTCCAGCAGCAGCAGGGGCAGCGGCACCAGTAGCTCCGGTAGTGACCGGGGCAGATGCGTCAGTGGCTACAGAGGTGGCCGGGGCAGCAGCGTCAGTGGCTCCGGCAGCGACTGGGGCAGATGCGTCAGTGGCTCCAGCAGCAGCAGGGGCAGCGGCACCAGTAGCTCCGGTAGTGACCGGGGCAGATGCGTCAGTGGCTACAGAGGTGGCCGGGGCAGCAGCGTCAGTGGCTCCGGCAGCGACTGGGGCAGATGCATCAGTGGCACCAGGAGCGACTGGGGCAGATGCGTCAGTAGCTCCAGCGGTGGCGGGGGCTGCGGCGTCAGTGGCTCCAGCAGCAGCAGGGGCAGCGGTGTTAGTTGCACCGGCAGCGACCGGGGCGGATGCGTCAGTAGCTCCAGCAGCTGCAGGGGCAGCTGCGTTAGTGGTACCGGCAGCAGCCGGGGCAGATGCGTCAGTGGCTCCGGCAGCGACCGGGACAGCGGCGTCAGTGGCTCCGGTAGTGACCGGGGCAGATACGTCAGTGGCTCCAGCGGTGGCAGGGGCAGCAGCGCCAGTGGCTCCGGTAGAGACCGGGGCAGCGGCGTCAGTGGCACCAGCAGCAGCGGGGGCAGCAGCGTCAGTGGCTGCACCAGCGACTGGGGCAGATGCGTCAGTAGCTCCAGCAGCAGCAGGAGCAGCGGCGTCGGTGGCTCCAGCGGTGACAGGGGCAGCAGCACCAGTGGCTCCGGTAGAGACCGGGGCAGATGCGTCAGTGGCTCCAGCTGCGACCGGGGCGGATGCGTCATTGGCTCCAGCAGCAACCGGGGCAGATGCGTCAGTGGCAGCAGGAGCCGCAGAGTCTGAGGCTCCGGTGGCTGGGGCAGCTCCGTTAGTGGGGGCTCCGGAGGCAGGTGCTGATGAGGCACTAGAGGCAGCTCCGGCACTAGTGGGAGCTCCTGCAGTAGGAGCAGACCCGGCAGCTGGGGCTGATAAGAAGTCAATAGGGGCGCTGCCAGCAGCAGGAGCAGCGGCGTCCGTGGGAGCCCCGGCGGCGTTGGAGGCACCAGTGTTAGAAGAGGCAGGTGTACCAGCGGACGCGCCTGAGGCAGTTGAGCCATCAGCGGGGGCACCAGCAGAGGCGCTAGTAGTGTCAGAGCTAGGAGACGCTACAGATGGTCCACTTGAACCATCAACAACGGTGGAGTTCGCGGCCGGCTGAGAATTCCAGAACGGGAACACGGTAGACAACAGCTGCGACACGGCCTGGAGGAAGCCTCGTCTCTGCTCAATCTGCTGCACGGCCACGGGGCCCCATGGCTGAGGGGCATTGCTCAATAGTGCAGACTTGTTATCCAGTTTCTCAATTTTCTGTTCCAGTTCAGTGCGGAGCTGCTGGACTGCGATCTCGTTGAGACGAGGTACCAATACGTTCTTTAATTCCTCCTGGGCTGTCGCGTTTTCTTGCATGGTCTTGATGAGATTCAACACGGCTTCGCGTCTGTCCAATTTGGTGCTGTTGATAGTCAACCCAAGGTAGTCGTTGAGGACTGCCTTCTTCTCGGCCTTTGTGCTGGTAGGGGTCAAACCGTATTTCTGGTAAATGTGGTTCTTCCATAAATCTTGGACCTCCACTGACTCTTCCGAAGCCTTTTGGTTTTGTTCAGCAACTTTCTCTTCACGTTCCCTGGTCTCCTCTTCCAATTTCTCTAGCAATTTGCGGATCTTCTCTTCGCGTTTGCGCTCCTCCTTTTCTTGCTTCTCTTGTTGTTTCCTTTCTTTCTCCTCCTGCTTGCGCTGTCTCTCAGCTTGTTTTTCAGCTTGTTTTCGCTGTTTCTCTTCTTGTTTCCTCTGTTCTTTCTCCTGCTTCTCCAGAAGCTTCTTGCGTTCTTTCTCGATCTTTTCTAACCGCCGTTCTTGTTCCTTCCTGCGGCTTTCTTCTGCTGAGTTGTCTTCATCTTCGTCGTGTTCTTCAACCGACTTGTTCTCATGCGACTCGTCGGACGCAGAACGCGCGTGTCTTGACAAGAGGGCCCTGGAGCCACTCGATTCGTTTGGTAAGTATTTCGCACTCACCATGCACAGGCATAACTGAAACAGAGTGACACATTGTTACAAATTATGCAAAAGATTATGATTATCGACACGCGGCTGTACACATTCACTATATGAGTTCCTCAGACACTGATTAAAAACATCGTACACTTAACATCACGTATACGTGACATCATTGAGCTAGCAAATTCCCAAATAAACACTGTAAACGTAACATAACCAACCTAGctcaatttaatattaaacagCACTCACcaaacataataagtatacaaTCCTCATTTTGCACGTTTAGTTTCTCATTGAATGCGAAATTCGTTCGTATTTTTACTCTTAGTAAAAACTGTTGTATCGAGCTCGTTCGTAGAGTTTATGCCGAATTCTGGAGAGACAGGAGGTTTTATACTTCGTTGACTAATTGCCTCAGATAAGGGCAGATAATGGGAAGCGACGACACCACCTAAGCCTAACTCAAACAAGATGTTTTCGCGAAGTCTGActcaatacaaacattgaaaTCTAATATTGCAGCAGAAGATATGGAAATACCTAGTACAGAGATTTCGTgttataaaataggtataaacAACAGACGGATGTAAGGTATTATacagtaattataattattgttggAGCATAACAGAACGGAAATGCTATGTCTAGATAGAAAGGATCGGATGTTTGTAGATTATTCTCAGTTTTACGAACAAAGTAGTAATTGAAAGAGAGGTGTTGTAATTTTGACGATTGTATTTGTGTCTCTGTCTGTGGGCATGTAGTGAGAGATCGCATGGATTGATCGGAAAGTAAGTTGCTAAGTGACTTATCAAATTCAACTGTGCGGAAAGTAACTTATCAAATTCAACAAAAGATTTATTGTCACCCATGTTTCATATGCCTAATTAGTGTAGCCGTtcaaacaatattaaatagaCATCCACAGGTTTTAGTTCCATTACCGTTAGAAGATATATAGATATAtccttatccttactaatattataaatgcgaaagtaactgtgtctgtctgtctgtctgttactctttcacgccaaaactactgaaatttggtattcatACGGTatgaccctgggaaagaacataggctactttttatcccgaaattcccacgggtaaactttttaaggcgaagcgaagaacagctagttatctaTAACATTCACGTCTCGTAAGGACATGGGTTCCCCACGGGATTACATGACCCAATTTTCAACGGTTAACACAAGGTTAACAATACAATCATGGTACAAGGTGCAATTAGTCACCAAAACCGTTGTAATTACCCAACAGTAACATCAATTATATTCTATCCCCCTTATTCTTTACGCTGCTGGCCAACTCACaccaataaattttattttaattattctgaataatcttttgtttgttttacttttaatttagttttttatttgtttgtgtacatatatatatttttttttgtgtgtgatGCTGGACACCGAATGCAGAGTTTTTATCTTTTACCTTTATtcatacccccttattcatgaAAAAGTTAGTgaacgctttagctattgaactgatctgagagagggacaaaacagttcaatagctaaatcATCCACTAACTTTTTCATGAATAAggaggtaagtaggtatttctttTACAAATTTCCGGTGAAGTGGATTCCGCGGTCTTTCAAAacttgcaataaaaaatcatattttttggagtaaaaattatttaatatacttaaataaaatttctcttaTACTTAACTCTAAAAAATTTAGGAACTTTACAGCTTATACCTGCTCTATTACGAGAGCCAGCACAGTAGTTATTTCTTCTAGATCTAGAAACATCttcagtataaaaaaatatattagatgGTAGGTAAAATGGCGGACTCGCTTGCGAGCCCCTAACTTCCCTTGGTATGATATCCATTAGAGAACACGTGTATCTAAACTCCATTATGCATGATTTAGAAGAAATAGAAAATCACCACAATTATCTAAATACTCGGTTAATTTCACTAATGTCACGAGTTTAAATGATAAGAACGACAACagttttatcaactgtttgcATTCCTCTGGGGAATTCTTCGCGGCGGAAATGGCAGATTCAATTAGCATACCTCGGTGTAAGTGCGATTTGTGTCAACAACTTTTTAAAACATCGTTAGCTAAATTTAAGCTCGAGAGTTCAGACCGTAGAACAATGTCTCGAGCACTAGTTTATTAAACTTATGGTCTAGAGACTTAAGAGTACACGGTTTTCTAGTCAATGCATGATGTATTGGCATCCAGTGGATGTCATCCACCAAACAATGGACGTGCTTGACTCGAATGAGCATCGCatattaataagtacctatttaatagaAATGCCACTACGTTGCTGATCAGGTATGGCACACCCTAAACCTAAACTGTTATGTAAGTATGCATAAAAAAATTGGTTGTGTACctatttatgattattatggCTAACATAAGTAGTTAACCCTTGTCTTATTAGTGTAATCCCGTGGAAAGCAATACCTATAGTAAACAGAGGTGAGATTAGCAGAAGGAACATTACTGCATCGACGAATATCGATTATGTTAGTTAAAACATTAAGCAAAGGCAAGTCTATTGCCTTCTTTGCTGAAAAGTGTAAAATAAGTTAGATACTCAGctactttaattttaattctttGTTTACCATAGCGCAGACCAAATAAAATCACACCTAAACATAATGATCTTATCTAAAGATGCTTTAACGAAGATAGCGTAAAGGACAATAGGTACAGTCAGGGGCAAGAAACCTGACCTCTCCCATGTAACGCGTGGCACTGTCACTGTATTAAGTTATCGTGTATTACCATAGAatattgttattctatggtattactttattttatttttataataagttcTCAAAGATACCTACTCAccaaattttttataacattgCAAATTATTCTaattaaagtacttacctatagacTAATGTAACAGtgataaaacattattttgtgaaaaaacaatttatttgcCATTGACACAAAGTATATGCTGTGCTAAGTACAATTTAATATAGTGTGTCTACTAGAATGAGTGTCTGGTCAATAGGGCCGGGTAGGTACATACTCAGGGTAGGCTCTACGCTGATGCTTCATGTCATGTGAAGTGCTCAGTGAGGCTTATTGTGTCAGTTGATAGACTTCAAGGGTACGTTTGTTTACTTTGCTACTTGTAAACATGGGCTGAGGCACTATTCTGGCGATTCCAGTATGCGAATATTGTCGACTTTAGTCCATACTAATTCGATAGGCTTGTCACTGTAGtttgtatgcgttttattagtttctaaaGTTACCGATAGGGGCGCTGATCAAGATGTCATACCCTACAAATTGCTATCTAATAACGCTATCGACTTGAGTCGACAATGTTCGTGATTCACACACTGATATAGTGTATGTTGGTCTCAATCGCTAAGTAGCGACATGTAACGGTTAGCTTCATGAGCTATGAAtggatacaaaataaattacactaattataaaaagtcgtAGGACAAAAGtagttcagaatgacgagATAAGTCGCATACTttactataagtaggtactataacACCCTAACTATTATAACTTTCTTAAATGCCTTCCCGTCTTAAAAATAACCTCGCGTCTTTAAAACACTAACATAGCTCTCCTATCaataaatcaatatatttCTTATCAGCTTGCTAAGGGACCATTAATTTTGGTGCCTTCTTGGCCGTAAAATAAcgcctacatacatacatatttatgctcacgactgtaatccccgaaggggtagtcagaggtgattGGCAAGCGGGCCACCCGCTTTTCggtgtacatttgtactcacgtgatagctCGCGAGCTGTATCGCCATTTTAATGAGAACACAAGGCAGtggagttgtcgggtaagttaAAGAACCACTTGACAACGGTCACCCATCCACAAATAACGCCTCACTCGGTTTATATTACTAATTCACACGTTCTCAACTTGTTGCCGTAGCTTTGGTTGAGGCGCTTGACAAACGTATCTACTACGGGGAACCGACTATCCAAGAATCGACCAGTGGCGTACAGGTAGAAGTTGTAGAACCGATTAAAGCTTACCCGATGAACTCATGTTCACTAAAACATACTTACGCGCATGCAAAATGCTCGCAAAAAATTAAACGCCTGATCTACTGCTCAAATTGATCAATTTTCTAAACGAACATTTTTACAAGGGTATCCTTGTAAAAATTTTAAGCAAGTTATTTAAATTCATGTGGTAATTTTTTCGGGAACATGTCATACCTCATATCTAAATCTACTAACTGTAAGAACGCCCATCTTGTTAAATTTAGCGAATCAATAAAGTACTTATGCAAAAAAacttacctaactacttaattAGTATCGCATGCCACctcaatattatgtatgtcaTATATCTACCTTctgtaaataattatcaaaCTAATCTGTTGCTACGAGCAAATAGAAACAGCAGCAGAGATAATGGCCGCCTGAATGCGTCCTTGCCATAATATCTAGTAACTGCAGATGCAAATACAAATACAGGCCGACAACTCTAGCTTTGCAACAATAACAAGTGCAAATACCAAAAAAGATAAttcaatagaatagaatataatattgctttattgaacaccacataaatcagacatacaaaaaaacatacttatagactagaactaatgtacaataggcggccttatcgctgagggcgatctcttacaggcaaccttatataTAGCGGAAACAAAGTGACAATTTAGAGGGCGGTgtcaacaataacaaaataataatataactaactatgtacctacttataatagcCTAATATAAACCTATAATACTGTAATACATACCATAAACAATAcatactatacataattatatacatacatattatacaaacatacatatatacttagttaattaaataacattattatactatacaaattataaaagaCATATAATACAGACACGGACTACTTACAATGATAGATAATGATTTTTTACCAGTGTTTTAAAGGTTTGCGGTGATTTAGCGCTACGCACATTAATTCAATAtgaaatcgatttaggtatcaccaagatatatatggccaaaacaaccagcacagacggacaaaatttgtttagtaatgaagtattttttttactgtaatgatcaatttcatttattcataaaaacataagTCACAAACATGCATTATATCCACTAGAAGTttcgtcaaaaaaaatatataattataatatataaatatacttactaactatattataactaactaaTCAAAAATACCCCTCCGAGCCACACCCGACCCAAAGGTACCCATGACAGTGGCAGTTGCACTGGCAGCGTTACCACGCTGCACAGCCAGGGATAGCCTCTGCATCAGGTGTGCCCCGGAAGAAGATTCCAGACCACGACTCCTCAAGCGTCTGCCGATTTCCCTTAAGAAGGCCCTGCCCTCTTCTCCCCACACCCCCATCGTCTCCACAGCCAAGGGCACAAACAGATACCTGCTGCATTAGCTGgctatatttaagttttttaagccGAGCCGCGGCTTCAGCAGCGGCACCCGCATTGGCCGCTGTAGACTGCACGTGAGACGGCGCGAGGGTGCAGACGCACGTCGCGTCCCAGAGTAAACTGCGGCCCTTCTCCCACGGCACCATGGTGAGTCCATCCGGACGCTTGCCATCAGCCCGGGACAACCCTGGTGGCTCCAGGACCGCCGGGACATCCGCAGAAACAAGAGCTCTCCGGACGATGTCATTGATAGCATGGTGCCGTGAGAACCTGCCCGCACTACGCACGCAGTGTAACCCGTGACGTCCCGATTGATCCACCCGCGCGCCGCAGACACAAACATGGGGTTCCACCACAGTGCAGCCGAGACGCAGAGCCACCGCCACCCGCAAGGAATCGTTGTCTAACAACGTTCCCAACTGCGGCGATGGCAAAGCATGCAGCCACAACCCTGACACTGGCTGAGAGACCGCCCGCAAACACGTCAAATTTTTACTTGTGTGTAAATACCAAAATGTTTGTTTGTCATTAATTACTGCCAAATTAATGGTAggactttattcatttatttagggCTATCagccaccgacacattagcaatcaacaatccATAAGCTACATATTGTGCAgagtgttacaaaaagggtaagtaCACTAAGCCAAATCTACGtatgcagcatgttatatagCTAAGCCCGAAAATTTAATCAGAATGTCCATGAACAATTAGTTAACTTTCTATAGaaacttttttggtcacgtgacttttttactatagaaatGAATTCTTTGATTTGACagttgaaatgaaatgaaatgaaatcgtttatttcgACGTAGAATGTTAGAATTACTTGTCGAAAGTcataatctaccaccatttcagtTTTGATTTCATATTCGGTCtcagatataacatgctgcacatgttaGATTTCcctttaagtacctatattatcgGTAAAACCTTAGATACTTAATTTGTATGGATCTGCTGATTAATCTATGCTGCTCAAGGATTGTTGATCCAATACGTCGATGGCATAGTGAGGCTGCAGTTAGCAAGAAAAAATAATCTTCCATCTATTACCAGTTTCAAAGTTTAAGTAGTTGTTCTCTACCTACCTGAAACGTTGGTAAATCCAACTGTACCGTAAAACTTTACTGCTAATGTAGTTAGAACCAATTAAGAAAACCAAGCAATGGGTGtttgataaataattgaaGACACCAACACCCATTCCACGGAATGCTGATGATAAGGTGTTCAATTGCTGAGGCGATACGTTGGTTCTAggatacatataagcttaggAAGTAATTTCAAActatctaagtaggtatcaaTATCAAATAGcagaagataaaatatacttgTTTGCTTAATTTATGTAccgaatatttttattcggtTTAGGTATTTTCATATAACTAATTTTATCTTACTTTTGAGTTGAGCCTACACAAATTATTATCTCATATTCTTGAGACATAATGACACTTGACATAATTCCTGGATTTATAATAATCAACCGAAAGTTACATGAAAGTCAAGAAAATTTTCCGCTATGAACATGCCGCTTTAATTCCCGCATAcctttacccccttattcatagaaaagttacaatacgttttaactaataaactgttttgtccctctctgtcaaagaacaaattgtactttgtcggagagggacaaaacagtttattagttaaaacgttctgtaacttctctatgaataagggggttattctataagtattttaatattgggAAATTAAAGGTTCCATGCGTTTTAGATTAAGGTTTTTCACATGTGCTGAGTATGTGtcacaaacatattatttactaactcgaaaaaaggacaaaaataatatacatacaagACTTTTACATGAGGCTAGTTTTTCAGCTCGCCAAAAATTCAAAGCGCTGCATACTGCTGCTTAGAATATATTACCTTACATCGATCATTGACTATACGACACGTGTTGTAAAACGTGTTACGTTACGGCTAAAATCATGTCTCTCCTCCTACTGCCACTAGTGGCATCCACCTGACACACGCCCCCtgtgaataatattatgccgATAAGGAGATCTCCACATTATTATCTACGATACAAATATTTAGATAAAATTCCCCAAGAACAATGCAAAACCACGCGAATTACCACCTTGTTATCATGACCATACCGCCAGGCCACAACTGTTGTGAACAGTGCTAAGGGAAAACCTGTTTATATCTTATCTGCCGAGAACTTTACgactacaaatatttttttctcatatAAAAGGGGACGGTGCAGCCTCCATCATCACAGATTCGAATCAACTACCTCCcaagtaattaattactacGAACGAAAACTACTTCGAATATCAAACATGATGTCCAAGACCGTACTAGCACTCTGCGTTGTGGTGAGTACCTGCTTCTACCTGGATAACAGCCTTTCAAAGCCACCTTTCGTTGTCTGCAGAAATACCTTTTCCACTTCAGCCCTAGCAACAACTTCATTACCCCTAAACAACTTAAATTACTACTGATTCTATTTCTACGCTGTATAACAATGACTCTTCATTCCCACAGGCGTCGGTAGCTGTGGCTGCCCAAGCGCAGGCCGGTGGCTGGCCGATGTTCGGAGGCTGgggcgcccccgccgccgcccccgcctgGGGActccccgccgcccccgccttCATCCCCCCGTGGACCCAGTTCATGCCCCAGTGGGCCCCATGCACCACCATCGGAGCTGACTGCCTCGACTGCCACACTAAGGTTGTCTGCACCAAGGTTGGAGGCATCGAGAAGGCGTGCTCAGACCCCCTCAAGCCTTACTGCAACCTGGGAGAGTGCTCGGCCACCCCCTCGGCCACttgcgcccccgcccccgcccccgccgcccccgctgcCGCTGGAGCCGCCTAATCACACCCTGATTAACTCCCACGGGATAATACTCATGCCACTGCCTGGACTATCTCAGTACGGTTTTTCTAACTgcatttacttaagtatttattctcAACGTTTGTTCAAATTCTGACGTGTAAAAAtgtgtttgtaaataaattttatatgacGCGATTTtgttgtacttatttaatatatcCCATTATAGTTATCTAGCTTAGAATAGTAAGTAGGTTTAAATTAATCTTTGAGGAATTGCCATAAGGATTCAACTCCACCCCATCTTCTTTAAATCACAACCCTGAATAGCCTGatagaataatttaaattcgTTGTTACCACACCAGTacaacttaaataaataggttATAAACTGcactagtaggtacttacctatttttttacagtaaacTCTATTTCCGTTCTCTATGTAATAAAGTAAAGCagctttaattaaaataacacaaaGGGAATAAACGTTGGCTTTTCCAGAAAACAGCCTGCAAACTCAaagctttataaaaatacttccttTGATCATTTCATTTATGCCTTACTTAGGTATTAATGAGTACCTATATCAGGCactattaaattattgttagtAGAAATTGA is part of the Plutella xylostella chromosome 3, ilPluXylo3.1, whole genome shotgun sequence genome and encodes:
- the LOC119693448 gene encoding ice-structuring glycoprotein isoform X2; its protein translation is MRIVYLLCLLCLCMVSAKYLPNESSGSRALLSRHARSASDESHENKSVEEHDEDEDNSAEESRRKEQERRLEKIEKERKKLLEKQEKEQRKQEEKQRKQAEKQAERQRKQEEKERKQQEKQEKEERKREEKIRKLLEKLEEETREREEKVAEQNQKASEESVEVQDLWKNHIYQKYGLTPTSTKAEKKAVLNDYLGLTINSTKLDRREAVLNLIKTMQENATAQEELKNVLVPRLNEIAVQQLRTELEQKIEKLDNKSALLSNAPQPWGPVAVQQIEQRRGFLQAVSQLLSTVFPFWNSQPAANSTVVDGSSGPSVASPSSDTTSASAGAPADGSTASGASAGTPASSNTGASNAAGAPTDAAAPAAGSAPIDFLSAPAAGSAPTAGAPTSAGAASSASSAPASGAPTNGAAPATGASDSAAPAATDASAPVAAGANDASAPVAAGATDASAPVSTGATGAAAPVTAGATDAAAPAAAGATDASAPVAGAATDAAAPAAAGATDAAAPVSTGATGAAAPATAGATDVSAPVTTGATDAAVPVAAGATDASAPAAAGTTNAAAPAAAGATDASAPVAAGATNTAAPAAAGATDAAAPATAGATDASAPVAPGATDASAPVAAGATDAAAPATSVATDASAPVTTGATGAAAPAAAGATDASAPVAAGATDAAAPATSVATDASAPVTTGATGAAAPAAAGATDASAPVAAGATDAAAPATSVATDASAPAAAGSTDTAAPAAAGATDASAPVAAGATDAAAPVAAPIDAAAPATTGATDASAPVAAGATGAATPAAAGATDAAAPATSVATDASAPVAAGATGAAAPATGVSDTAAPAAAGETDASAPATAGATDAVAPATAGATDATAPASTVATNTSTPVSAGATGTPAASAAPTDAAAPAAAGATDAAAPVAPGATDAAAPVAAPTDAVASPAAVAPTDAAAAPSAAAASTDAAAPVAAPTDAAASPAAAAPTDAAASPAAGAPADAAAAPTDAAASPAAAAPTDAAASPAAAAPTDAAATPTDVAASPAAVAPTDAAAAPTDVAASPANAAASPAAVAPTDAAATPTDAASIPAAATPTDAAAAPAAGAPTDAATPAVDAPTDAAAAPADAAATPTDVAASPAAVAPTDAAPADAAASPSAAAPTDVAASPAAGAPTDAATPTDAAASPAAAGPTDAAVAPADVAAAPADAAAAPTDAAATPTDAAAPTDAAAAPAAGAPTDAAAPTDAAAAPADAAAAPTDAAAAPTDAAAAPTDAAAAPTDAATSPAAGAPTDAAAPVGAPTDAAAAPVASAPADASTVNAAAPAAPEAVAGNPAGSPTSSPIVAGTEPEGSGSGPTDNVPTTTEAATEAVTEAVTEAATEAATEAVTDAPAGVTNAQETTTQSPAVDTTTNVPVDGNTVGNTPVTDEPTTLSPTTVSVDSIVIPQEPGADAVAYDVVY
- the LOC119693448 gene encoding ice-structuring glycoprotein isoform X6 produces the protein MRIVYLLCLLCLCMVSAKYLPNESSGSRALLSRHARSASDESHENKSVEEHDEDEDNSAEESRRKEQERRLEKIEKERKKLLEKQEKEQRKQEEKQRKQAEKQAERQRKQEEKERKQQEKQEKEERKREEKIRKLLEKLEEETREREEKVAEQNQKASEESVEVQDLWKNHIYQKYGLTPTSTKAEKKAVLNDYLGLTINSTKLDRREAVLNLIKTMQENATAQEELKNVLVPRLNEIAVQQLRTELEQKIEKLDNKSALLSNAPQPWGPVAVQQIEQRRGFLQAVSQLLSTVFPFWNSQPAANSTVVDGSSGPSVASPSSDTTSASAGAPADGSTASGASAGTPASSNTGASNAAGAPTDAAAPAAGSAPIDFLSAPAAGSAPTAGAPTSAGAASSASSAPASGAPTNGAAPATGASDSAAPAATDASAPVAAGANDASAPVAAGATDASAPVSTGATGAAAPVTAGATDAAAPAAAGATDASAPVAGAATDAAAPAAAGATDAAAPVSTGATGAAAPATAGATDVSAPVTTGATDAAVPVAAGATDASAPAAAGTTNAAAPAAAGATDASAPVAAGATNTAAPAAAGATDAAAPATAGATDASAPVAPGATDASAPVAAGATDAAAPATSVATDASAPVTTGATGAAAPAAAGATDASAPVAAGATDAAAPATSVATDASAPVTTGATGAAAPAAAGATDASAPVAAGATDAAAPATSVATDASAPAAAGSTDTAAPAAAGATDASAPVAAGATDAAAPVAAPIDAAAPATTGATDASAPVAAGATGAATPAAAGATDAAAPATSVATDASAPVAAGATGAAAPATGVSDTAAPAAAGETDASAPATAGATDAVAPATAGATDATAPASTVATNTSTPVSAGATGTPAASAAPTDAAAPAAAGATDAAAPATSVATDASAPVAPGATDAAAPVAAPTDAVASPAAVAPTDAAAAPSAAAASTDAAAPVAAPTDAAASPAAAAPTDAAASPAAGAPADAAAAPTDAAASPAAAAPTDAAAAPVASAPADASTVNAAAPAAPEAVAGNPAGSPTSSPIVAGTEPEGSGSGPTDNVPTTTEAATEAVTEAVTEAATEAATEAVTDAPAGVTNAQETTTQSPAVDTTTNVPVDGNTVGNTPVTDEPTTLSPTTVSVDSIVIPQEPGADAVAYDVVY